In one Echinicola marina genomic region, the following are encoded:
- a CDS encoding RNA polymerase sigma factor, protein MKSHLTNILSAKEGSVSPNSMQMTHQNDLDLWKAFKNGSNEAFLSIYKKYFKSLFSYGIRIKDNEDLVKDAIQDVFFELKKNCQSLSDTDCIKFYLFKCLKRKIFKEFKEWEGQREELVIPDSFSITFSHEQRLINKQIDLEKSKRINKAIGKLSPRKREAIYYIFYEGMSYQQVSELMELCDAKSARDLIYKALRCLRDSVGVQSVFY, encoded by the coding sequence ATGAAAAGTCACCTAACTAATATTCTTTCAGCTAAAGAGGGAAGTGTTTCCCCCAATAGTATGCAAATGACGCATCAAAACGACTTGGATTTATGGAAAGCTTTTAAAAATGGAAGTAATGAGGCGTTTTTAAGCATTTATAAAAAATATTTTAAAAGCTTGTTCAGTTATGGAATCAGGATAAAAGACAATGAGGATTTAGTAAAAGATGCCATCCAAGATGTTTTTTTTGAATTAAAAAAGAATTGTCAGTCACTAAGTGATACTGACTGTATAAAGTTTTATTTGTTTAAGTGTCTTAAACGGAAGATATTCAAAGAGTTTAAGGAATGGGAAGGTCAGCGAGAGGAATTGGTCATACCTGATAGTTTTTCGATTACTTTCTCACATGAGCAAAGGCTAATCAATAAACAAATCGACCTAGAAAAGTCAAAGCGGATAAATAAGGCCATAGGGAAACTTAGTCCAAGGAAGAGGGAGGCCATTTATTATATTTTTTACGAAGGAATGTCCTATCAACAGGTATCCGAATTGATGGAGCTTTGTGATGCCAAATCAGCAAGGGATTTAATATATAAAGCTTTAAGATGTCTTAGGGATTCGGTAGGTGTGCAGTCAGTTTTTTATTAA
- a CDS encoding alanine racemase, whose translation MTFLSIKQPILVLNETICRKNLSKMAEKAKKHQLNLVPHFKTHQSLKVGEWCRDFGVKEITVSSLKMAQYFSQQAWDNIHIAFPFNPLLTAELNQLAQSQSISIQLVNEEVCLILAAAIDHPIGYFIEIDAGYGRTGVEVSDFGLIEKIMRVASKNKNMFFKGFYIHAGHSYHADLDGIKHIHEQTRAALKMLKDKYHSEFPHLLTRSGDTPCCSIMDNFEGIDEIGPGNFVFYDLTQAKIGSCLKEDIAVALAVPVVDIHWDKKEVLVHGGGVHLAKDELINADGSKNYGEVVLFKDRHWQLQGHPSYIKSISQEHGIIKASDQLIRNIKIGDVIGILPVHSCMTADCMGSYISTEGEIIDHLEGHSKK comes from the coding sequence ATGACTTTTCTATCCATCAAACAGCCTATTCTTGTACTAAACGAAACCATCTGTAGGAAAAACCTTTCCAAAATGGCAGAAAAGGCCAAGAAACACCAGTTAAATCTCGTCCCTCATTTTAAAACCCACCAATCACTAAAAGTCGGGGAATGGTGCCGTGATTTTGGAGTAAAGGAGATCACTGTTTCTTCACTTAAAATGGCGCAGTATTTTTCGCAACAAGCTTGGGACAATATCCATATAGCTTTTCCCTTTAACCCTCTCCTGACTGCTGAGCTTAATCAATTGGCCCAATCTCAGTCAATTTCCATTCAGCTCGTCAATGAAGAAGTTTGCCTGATTTTAGCTGCGGCTATTGATCATCCAATAGGCTACTTTATAGAAATTGATGCTGGATATGGCCGTACAGGAGTAGAAGTAAGTGATTTTGGCTTAATAGAAAAAATCATGCGTGTAGCCAGTAAAAATAAGAATATGTTTTTTAAGGGCTTTTATATTCACGCAGGACATAGTTATCATGCTGATTTGGATGGTATAAAACATATCCACGAGCAAACTAGGGCTGCACTAAAAATGCTGAAGGACAAATATCATAGTGAATTCCCCCATCTGCTTACTCGATCCGGGGATACTCCCTGCTGTTCCATCATGGATAATTTTGAAGGAATAGACGAAATAGGACCGGGGAACTTTGTTTTTTACGATCTCACCCAAGCCAAAATAGGAAGTTGTTTGAAAGAGGATATTGCAGTGGCCCTAGCTGTCCCAGTGGTAGATATTCATTGGGACAAAAAAGAGGTTTTGGTGCATGGAGGAGGGGTACATTTGGCCAAAGATGAGCTTATAAATGCTGATGGATCAAAAAACTACGGAGAAGTTGTCCTTTTCAAGGACCGACACTGGCAGCTTCAGGGCCATCCTTCCTATATTAAGAGTATTTCCCAGGAACATGGGATTATCAAAGCTTCAGATCAACTGATCAGGAACATAAAAATCGGTGATGTCATCGGCATTTTACCTGTTCATAGTTGTATGACCGCAGATTGTATGGGCTCATATATAAGTACTGAAGGGGAAATCATCGATCACTTAGAAGGACATTCAAAAAAATAA
- a CDS encoding RagB/SusD family nutrient uptake outer membrane protein: MKKYINTVLLGSLFVMGSGCSGFLDEEDPSNLTPESFYTIPDHAEAAIAAVYDNSRFYGDGAGIFSSNWQLLEAPTGTSTTETAQNSDLNNLYSLTWDGNTGHIKNWWRGIYRLIAQTNLVLDKVPGISPMDEAQKNKILGEARFFRAWAYFYAVRLWGDVPLVLNPQTANSENFFPIRETQENVYAQIIEDLKFAESADLGWLNTSGRISTSAAKGLLAKVYLTMAGYPLNKGSEYYQMAASKAKEIIDNPGEIGLFDTYYEVHDESLGNMKEHLFSIQYNDLVAGNPMGNMFPNFKPVSYRGPSGTGSTVPTLSFYNSYEDGDKRTVDQEGYFYTSYYTNGNGEPFDLGAPYIFKHFNITANGSPGVAGTAKDNLNVPMLRYAEVLLIYAEAQNEVGSGPNMDAYNALKGIRDRAELITPAMGTFDQASFREAVWRERWYEFCYEGITWFDMVRLRKVFNETTKGFDNFVGHVNLSSDQPLQEKHYLFPLPIPEMQNNPNLTPQNPGYPGPAGSN; this comes from the coding sequence ATGAAAAAATATATAAATACAGTTCTTCTAGGCAGTTTGTTTGTAATGGGGAGTGGCTGTTCGGGCTTTTTGGATGAAGAAGATCCTTCCAATTTGACTCCTGAGAGTTTCTATACAATACCTGATCATGCAGAAGCAGCTATAGCTGCTGTTTACGATAATTCCAGGTTTTATGGAGATGGAGCAGGCATCTTCTCCTCCAACTGGCAGTTATTGGAAGCCCCCACCGGAACTTCTACCACAGAAACTGCTCAAAATTCTGATTTGAATAACCTGTACTCCCTGACTTGGGATGGTAATACAGGGCATATCAAAAACTGGTGGAGAGGGATTTATAGGTTGATCGCTCAGACAAATTTAGTATTGGATAAAGTCCCAGGGATTTCTCCAATGGATGAAGCACAAAAAAACAAAATTTTGGGGGAAGCTAGGTTTTTTAGGGCTTGGGCATATTTCTATGCAGTAAGACTTTGGGGGGATGTGCCTTTAGTGCTTAATCCACAAACAGCTAATTCAGAAAACTTCTTTCCCATTAGAGAAACTCAGGAGAATGTTTATGCCCAAATTATTGAGGATTTGAAATTTGCGGAAAGCGCCGATTTGGGTTGGTTGAATACGAGCGGTCGAATTTCCACTTCAGCTGCCAAAGGCTTATTGGCAAAAGTTTACCTTACCATGGCAGGTTATCCACTAAACAAAGGAAGTGAATATTATCAAATGGCCGCCAGTAAAGCAAAGGAAATTATCGATAATCCAGGGGAAATTGGGCTATTTGATACTTACTATGAGGTACATGATGAGAGCTTGGGGAATATGAAAGAACATCTATTCAGTATTCAGTACAATGACCTAGTTGCTGGAAATCCCATGGGAAATATGTTTCCCAACTTTAAGCCAGTTTCATATCGTGGACCATCAGGTACAGGTTCCACCGTACCAACACTTTCATTCTATAATTCCTATGAAGATGGCGACAAGAGAACGGTGGATCAGGAAGGCTATTTCTACACAAGTTACTATACCAATGGCAATGGAGAGCCCTTTGATCTGGGGGCACCTTATATCTTCAAGCACTTCAATATCACCGCGAATGGTAGTCCTGGTGTAGCTGGAACTGCCAAGGATAATCTTAATGTTCCTATGCTACGTTATGCAGAAGTATTGTTAATTTATGCAGAAGCCCAAAATGAAGTGGGAAGTGGTCCTAATATGGATGCTTATAATGCTCTAAAAGGCATTAGGGATAGGGCAGAACTGATCACTCCGGCAATGGGTACATTTGACCAAGCAAGCTTCCGGGAAGCTGTTTGGAGAGAGCGTTGGTATGAGTTCTGTTATGAGGGAATCACTTGGTTTGACATGGTACGTCTACGGAAAGTCTTTAATGAAACGACCAAAGGTTTTGATAATTTTGTAGGGCATGTTAACCTGAGTTCGGATCAGCCACTACAGGAAAAACATTATTTGTTTCCACTTCCAATTCCTGAAATGCAAAACAATCCCAATCTAACACCCCAAAACCCAGGGTATCCTGGTCCTGCAGGAAGCAATTAA
- a CDS encoding alpha/beta hydrolase encodes MMKKLLPILLSTCVILVIVYMLGPKESYSKLEGEYPTVPKDLQELEAFISKKEDTVKGLKANNQARIVWADSLKHQKTPYSIVYIHGFGASQMEGAPVHLKIAEHFGANLYLARLPEHGIKRDNAFEYLTAEKLADGAREAFMIGKSLGNKVIIIGTSMGGALTSLLASERDDIHSILLYSPCFRDYGNQLEAFFSPWQGWLFEQFGTNENKVVLNPREGEKAKYWAEEYHINAYKSLAKLIYSKMDSKTFDKIEEPLFLGYYYKDEENQDRVVSVPAMLEMFKEVKTTEDLKVKQAFPEAGDHVIASSITSKQWEDVLKSSIDFLENILEVPVSKTNEMEVQP; translated from the coding sequence ATGATGAAAAAACTACTTCCCATATTATTATCCACCTGTGTTATCCTTGTGATTGTCTATATGTTGGGACCAAAGGAATCATACTCAAAACTAGAAGGTGAATACCCTACTGTGCCCAAGGACCTTCAGGAGCTGGAAGCATTTATCAGCAAAAAGGAAGATACGGTCAAGGGACTTAAAGCGAATAATCAGGCAAGGATAGTTTGGGCAGACAGCTTGAAGCATCAAAAGACTCCTTATTCCATTGTGTACATACACGGATTTGGTGCCAGTCAGATGGAAGGGGCTCCAGTGCACCTAAAAATCGCGGAGCATTTTGGGGCAAACCTCTATTTGGCCAGGCTGCCAGAGCATGGCATCAAAAGAGACAATGCCTTTGAATATTTAACTGCTGAAAAGCTTGCTGATGGTGCCCGAGAAGCCTTTATGATAGGCAAAAGCCTTGGAAACAAGGTGATTATTATTGGCACCTCCATGGGAGGAGCGCTGACTAGTCTTCTGGCTTCCGAAAGAGATGACATTCATTCCATTTTACTTTATTCTCCTTGTTTCCGGGATTACGGCAATCAATTGGAAGCCTTTTTCAGTCCCTGGCAGGGCTGGTTGTTCGAGCAATTCGGCACCAATGAAAACAAAGTAGTCTTGAACCCAAGAGAAGGTGAAAAGGCCAAATATTGGGCAGAGGAATATCATATCAATGCTTATAAAAGTTTGGCAAAGCTGATTTATAGTAAAATGGATTCCAAAACCTTTGATAAAATCGAAGAACCGTTATTTCTAGGTTATTACTATAAAGATGAAGAAAATCAGGACAGAGTAGTGTCGGTACCTGCGATGTTGGAGATGTTTAAGGAAGTAAAAACTACAGAAGACTTAAAAGTTAAACAGGCCTTTCCTGAAGCAGGAGATCACGTGATTGCTTCTTCTATCACCTCTAAACAGTGGGAAGATGTACTTAAATCAAGCATTGATTTTCTTGAAAACATCCTAGAAGTCCCTGTGTCCAAAACCAATGAAATGGAGGTTCAGCCCTAA
- a CDS encoding SusC/RagA family TonB-linked outer membrane protein has product MKLNLQKTIYMLSRYFLYIFIIQLLVINLVSATTVKGQYKPIDEVWVKIDKEAVTLDQFFKAIESQTAYNFLYDRREIDAKTKLVLQPKSGSVESLLVQVSQQSQLRFRQVNNSIDVQLEDMLPLESETKVLAEVTGVVVDQKGDPLPGVTVVIQGTTVGTVTDLDGNFSLDVPDGGVLVFSFIGYEDQVVEVGNQRTLNVVLKENLSDLDEVVVVGYGTQKRSDLTGSVGSVSGDELMQRPATSINQSIAGRIPGVQVNVNSGRPGGKTNIRVRGFSSINSSNNPLFVVDGVQLPVGNQAQRSNAIDFINPSDIVSVEVLKDASSTAIYGARGANGVILITTKKGKSGEGKITYNAEFSTNTYGPNKPEVLNTQQYMEVEQLAWENMAKFDPEGWAAGKWAYLNPALKRTDPRLFDSNGNPYYDTDWIKESTQSKLSQNHQLNFSGGSDRTTYSLSLGYRNDEGLYKNSFLTRYSGRLTVDSKVKEWLTLGTSISYNYQSENIVDYSDQVPRRMVEDFPFLPVYYEDGTYADNRDYPYAEGTMSSVHNLMERQFILNTQTLLGSVYANINLAKDLEFRTVLGSNVITRETDRYEGRTIQIGSQGRAWLDNSRETFWSFENYLTYKKTFSEIHSFTGMLGISWQESNDFNMSMEARTFATDYFQYNNIGAGSNNLGVGSNATREALNSYFGRFNYTLMNKYLFTFTGRMDGSSKFGDNNKYAFFPSAALAWRMSDEDFLKDSDVISNLKLRTSYGLTGNSEIPPYSSLSLLGSGYAAILNDSRVGGTGINRLANPDLKWEKTSQYDFGLELELYKGRVSFEADIYYRKTTDMLLDAPVPQSSGYATIRRNVGSMENKGLELSLNTINIDKPNFTWSTSFNISFNRNKVLSLATPADIFGVGGPGITNETSIIRVGEPAGAFWGLTRLGVWGTDEAAEAAEYTSYRNGLTILPGDIKYEDVNGDKAITDADRKIIGNGSPDGWGSFINNFRFGNFDLTVDLQFMYGNDIMDMNLHSSEDRQSLANSYTTVLNAWTPENQNTMIAQVRDTRAGYVTNVDTHWVQDGSFIRGRNLVVGYNFQKSLVNRLRLSNLRLYASTQNFFLIVDDEVIGDPEITPIRGNDSNNVFSQGMKWHEYPKPTVFLMGLQIQL; this is encoded by the coding sequence ATGAAATTAAACTTACAAAAGACAATATATATGTTGTCAAGGTACTTCTTGTATATATTTATTATCCAACTATTGGTCATTAATCTGGTCTCAGCAACTACCGTGAAAGGCCAATATAAACCTATAGACGAGGTTTGGGTGAAAATTGATAAAGAAGCGGTTACGCTAGACCAATTTTTTAAGGCTATCGAAAGTCAGACTGCCTATAATTTTTTATATGATAGGAGAGAAATAGATGCAAAGACAAAGCTTGTGCTCCAACCAAAATCCGGTTCTGTGGAAAGCCTGTTGGTACAGGTGTCCCAGCAATCGCAGCTGAGGTTTAGACAAGTCAATAATAGCATTGATGTTCAGTTAGAAGATATGCTTCCTCTGGAGAGTGAAACAAAAGTCCTTGCAGAGGTTACAGGAGTAGTGGTGGATCAAAAGGGAGATCCTTTACCAGGTGTGACAGTGGTTATCCAAGGGACCACTGTGGGAACGGTCACGGATTTAGACGGTAATTTTTCACTTGATGTTCCAGATGGTGGTGTATTGGTGTTTTCATTTATAGGCTATGAGGATCAAGTCGTGGAGGTCGGAAATCAAAGGACGCTCAATGTGGTTTTGAAAGAAAACCTTTCAGACCTTGATGAGGTGGTTGTTGTGGGCTATGGTACCCAAAAAAGATCTGATTTGACAGGTTCTGTGGGTTCTGTGTCAGGTGATGAACTGATGCAAAGGCCGGCCACTTCTATCAATCAATCTATTGCCGGAAGGATACCTGGTGTGCAGGTAAATGTGAATTCAGGCCGACCAGGTGGAAAAACAAATATCAGGGTGAGGGGGTTTAGTTCTATCAACTCCTCAAACAATCCACTGTTTGTAGTAGATGGGGTGCAGCTGCCCGTGGGCAATCAAGCACAGAGAAGTAATGCTATTGATTTCATTAACCCGAGTGATATCGTGTCGGTGGAAGTCCTTAAGGATGCATCATCTACCGCTATATATGGTGCCAGAGGTGCAAACGGTGTGATTTTGATCACCACCAAGAAAGGTAAATCCGGAGAAGGGAAAATTACTTATAACGCTGAGTTTAGCACCAATACATATGGTCCAAATAAGCCAGAAGTGTTAAATACCCAGCAGTATATGGAAGTTGAGCAACTTGCATGGGAAAATATGGCGAAATTTGATCCAGAGGGATGGGCTGCTGGAAAATGGGCTTACCTTAATCCTGCATTAAAAAGAACAGATCCTAGGTTGTTTGATAGTAATGGTAACCCTTATTATGATACTGACTGGATCAAAGAGTCTACCCAAAGCAAACTATCCCAAAATCATCAATTGAACTTTAGCGGAGGAAGTGACCGTACCACTTATTCTCTCTCTCTAGGCTATCGAAATGATGAAGGATTGTACAAAAACTCTTTCTTGACCAGATATTCCGGTAGATTGACCGTCGATTCAAAGGTTAAAGAATGGTTGACTTTAGGAACTTCAATTAGCTATAACTATCAATCTGAAAATATTGTAGACTATAGTGATCAGGTGCCGAGAAGGATGGTGGAGGATTTTCCTTTTTTACCTGTGTATTATGAGGATGGAACCTATGCAGACAACAGGGACTATCCATATGCAGAGGGAACAATGAGTTCGGTTCATAATTTAATGGAAAGACAATTTATTTTGAATACCCAAACCCTATTGGGAAGTGTCTATGCTAATATCAATCTCGCTAAGGATTTGGAATTCAGGACCGTCCTGGGTTCTAATGTAATTACCCGAGAAACGGATAGATATGAGGGTAGAACCATTCAAATTGGTTCTCAAGGAAGAGCTTGGCTTGACAATTCAAGAGAAACCTTTTGGTCTTTCGAAAACTACCTGACTTACAAGAAGACGTTTTCAGAAATTCACTCTTTCACAGGTATGTTGGGTATTTCATGGCAGGAGTCCAATGATTTTAACATGAGTATGGAAGCGCGTACTTTTGCTACCGATTACTTTCAGTACAATAATATTGGTGCGGGAAGTAATAACTTGGGAGTAGGCTCAAATGCTACAAGAGAAGCATTGAACTCCTATTTTGGAAGGTTCAACTATACCTTGATGAACAAATATCTTTTCACGTTCACAGGTAGAATGGATGGCTCTTCCAAGTTTGGAGACAATAATAAATATGCATTTTTCCCCTCTGCTGCTTTGGCATGGCGAATGTCCGATGAAGATTTCCTGAAGGACAGTGATGTTATTTCCAACCTTAAACTTAGAACCAGTTACGGCCTTACAGGTAACTCTGAAATCCCACCATATTCTTCACTTTCTTTACTGGGATCAGGTTATGCTGCAATTCTCAATGATTCAAGAGTAGGGGGAACCGGTATTAACCGTTTGGCAAATCCTGATTTGAAATGGGAAAAAACCAGCCAATATGATTTCGGATTGGAACTGGAACTGTATAAAGGAAGGGTTTCTTTTGAAGCTGATATTTATTATAGAAAAACCACTGATATGTTATTGGATGCTCCAGTGCCACAATCTAGCGGCTATGCAACCATCAGGCGAAATGTGGGATCAATGGAAAATAAAGGACTGGAACTTTCTCTTAATACAATCAATATTGACAAACCAAATTTCACCTGGAGTACCAGTTTCAATATTTCATTTAATAGAAATAAAGTGCTCTCTTTGGCCACTCCTGCAGATATATTTGGAGTAGGCGGACCTGGAATTACCAATGAAACTAGCATTATCAGGGTTGGTGAACCTGCAGGTGCATTTTGGGGCTTGACCAGATTAGGAGTTTGGGGAACAGATGAAGCTGCTGAGGCTGCAGAGTATACGAGTTACCGAAATGGTTTGACGATTCTTCCCGGTGATATCAAATATGAAGATGTAAATGGAGACAAGGCCATTACAGATGCTGATAGAAAAATCATTGGTAATGGTAGCCCTGATGGTTGGGGTTCATTTATCAATAATTTTAGGTTTGGGAATTTTGACTTGACCGTCGATCTTCAATTTATGTATGGTAATGACATTATGGATATGAACCTACACTCTAGCGAAGACCGTCAATCCTTGGCAAATAGCTACACGACCGTATTGAATGCCTGGACACCAGAGAATCAAAATACGATGATTGCACAAGTGAGAGATACCAGGGCAGGTTATGTGACGAATGTGGATACTCACTGGGTCCAAGATGGGTCTTTTATTCGTGGAAGGAACCTGGTGGTGGGATATAATTTCCAAAAATCACTTGTCAATAGATTGCGTCTAAGTAATCTAAGGTTATATGCTTCAACCCAAAACTTTTTCTTGATAGTTGATGATGAAGTGATCGGTGATCCTGAAATCACCCCTATTAGAGGAAATGACAGCAATAATGTTTTCTCGCAAGGGATGAAATGGCATGAATATCCTAAGCCTACTGTGTTTTTAATGGGGCTACAAATTCAGCTTTAA
- a CDS encoding FecR family protein, giving the protein MSKASELLEDLEFIKWVKYPSKERDAFWNKWMEANPDKIKELMLAREIILGLQFPAKLPSHELEEEVLAGLLREKGEYENKKKSGEKEGYRYEWFNKQQWLKIAVIVTMGMVLAVLYTGLDSGQLDNESISETKWLTKSVNAGEKLSFKLPDQTIVWLNSGSSLRYPERFDSTVRWVELDGEAFFEVAENPEKPFQVSSDGLLTTALGTSFNVNNIIPGKVKVALLTGKVSIQARNDSLTYFLKPGLALDFEKEFQQAKIRTFDHDIELGWKSGKLIFDNASFKQVTRKLQKWYGVDFEIVGGPKEDWQLKGEFENQTLESVLKSMSNIEDFTYQFKNKTVVLKF; this is encoded by the coding sequence ATGAGCAAAGCATCTGAGCTTTTAGAAGATTTGGAATTTATCAAATGGGTAAAATATCCCAGTAAAGAACGGGATGCTTTTTGGAATAAATGGATGGAAGCTAATCCCGATAAAATTAAGGAGTTAATGCTTGCCAGAGAGATAATATTGGGGCTTCAATTTCCGGCTAAACTCCCTTCTCATGAGCTTGAAGAGGAAGTGCTGGCTGGACTGCTCAGGGAGAAAGGGGAGTATGAGAACAAAAAAAAATCAGGTGAAAAGGAAGGATATAGATATGAATGGTTCAATAAGCAACAATGGTTAAAAATAGCGGTAATAGTGACGATGGGCATGGTACTCGCTGTTCTTTATACAGGGTTAGACTCTGGTCAATTGGACAATGAATCCATTTCCGAGACAAAATGGTTGACGAAATCTGTAAATGCTGGAGAAAAGCTAAGTTTTAAGCTTCCTGATCAAACAATCGTGTGGCTAAATTCTGGAAGTAGTTTAAGGTACCCAGAGCGTTTTGACTCGACAGTAAGATGGGTGGAGCTGGACGGAGAAGCTTTTTTTGAAGTGGCAGAAAATCCAGAAAAACCATTTCAGGTTTCATCAGATGGACTTTTGACTACCGCCTTAGGAACATCCTTTAATGTTAATAATATAATTCCAGGGAAAGTGAAAGTGGCCTTGCTTACGGGGAAAGTTTCTATTCAGGCCCGAAATGATAGCCTAACTTATTTTTTGAAGCCAGGGTTGGCCCTTGACTTTGAAAAAGAGTTTCAACAAGCCAAAATCAGGACATTTGATCATGATATAGAACTGGGATGGAAGTCTGGAAAACTTATTTTTGATAATGCCTCATTTAAACAAGTGACTAGAAAGCTTCAGAAATGGTATGGGGTGGATTTTGAAATTGTCGGAGGACCCAAGGAAGATTGGCAATTAAAAGGGGAATTTGAAAACCAGACCCTTGAAAGTGTTCTGAAAAGTATGTCCAATATAGAAGATTTTACATATCAGTTTAAGAATAAAACCGTAGTCCTAAAATTTTAA
- a CDS encoding arginine decarboxylase, giving the protein MNKYIDLIQQTFDFPTKEFKVEDNQLLFNGVDLMEIIETYGTPLKLTYLPKISESIQNAKTYFSNAMQAHDYHGKYTYCYCTKSSHFSFVLDEALKNDIHIETSSTFDIPLVRNLYERGKITKETHIVCNGFKRELYKEYIAGLLNDGFVNCIPVLDNLSEIDYYLEHVKVPFKVGIRIAADEEPKFGFYTSRLGVRYKDIIDLYENKIKDNPNVSLKMLHFFINSGIRDTAYYWSELTRFIQKYVDLKAICPELDTMDIGGGWPIKTNVFFDYDYQYMADQIIKNIKWMCAKNNTVEPNIFTEFGSYTVGESGAVLYSILEEKLQNDKELWYMIDGSFITQLPDSWGLNQKYIMLAVNNWNEEYHNINLGGLTCDSMDYYNSEAHQYNIYLPKKADKKPQYIGFFHTGAYQESLGGYGGIQHCLIPAPKHVLIDRNTDGSISHRLFAEEQTSENMMKTLGYE; this is encoded by the coding sequence ATGAACAAATACATTGATTTAATTCAGCAGACATTTGATTTCCCTACTAAGGAATTTAAGGTAGAGGACAATCAACTTTTATTCAATGGAGTGGATCTTATGGAAATAATTGAGACCTATGGAACCCCCTTGAAATTGACCTATCTTCCTAAGATTAGTGAGAGCATTCAAAATGCTAAGACATATTTTAGCAATGCCATGCAGGCCCATGATTATCATGGCAAGTATACTTACTGTTATTGTACCAAATCTTCCCACTTTAGTTTTGTCTTGGATGAGGCACTGAAAAACGATATTCATATTGAAACTTCGTCGACATTTGATATTCCTTTGGTGAGGAACCTTTACGAAAGGGGAAAGATTACCAAAGAAACCCATATTGTTTGCAATGGTTTCAAAAGGGAGCTTTACAAGGAGTACATTGCAGGACTGCTCAATGATGGTTTTGTCAATTGCATTCCTGTACTGGATAACCTTTCGGAGATAGACTATTACTTGGAACATGTGAAAGTGCCTTTTAAAGTTGGTATAAGGATCGCTGCCGATGAGGAGCCTAAATTCGGATTTTATACGTCTAGGCTGGGAGTTAGGTATAAGGATATCATTGATCTTTATGAAAATAAGATTAAAGATAATCCCAATGTGAGTTTGAAAATGCTCCATTTCTTTATCAATTCAGGAATCAGGGATACGGCTTATTATTGGTCTGAGCTGACAAGGTTCATTCAGAAATATGTCGACTTGAAGGCAATTTGTCCTGAATTGGATACTATGGATATCGGGGGAGGCTGGCCAATCAAGACCAATGTGTTTTTTGATTATGATTACCAATATATGGCTGATCAGATCATCAAAAACATCAAATGGATGTGCGCCAAAAACAATACGGTCGAGCCTAATATCTTTACGGAATTTGGAAGCTACACAGTAGGGGAGAGTGGAGCCGTTTTGTATTCTATTTTGGAAGAAAAGCTTCAAAATGATAAAGAGCTATGGTATATGATCGATGGCTCTTTTATCACCCAGCTACCGGATAGTTGGGGGCTAAACCAAAAGTATATCATGCTTGCGGTAAACAATTGGAATGAAGAGTACCATAACATCAATTTAGGTGGATTGACCTGTGATAGCATGGATTATTATAATTCAGAGGCACATCAATACAATATTTATTTACCTAAGAAAGCAGATAAAAAACCTCAATATATTGGATTCTTCCATACAGGAGCCTATCAGGAATCTCTCGGTGGTTATGGAGGAATACAGCATTGCTTGATTCCTGCACCGAAGCATGTCCTGATTGATAGGAATACAGATGGAAGCATAAGTCATCGACTTTTTGCAGAAGAGCAGACAAGTGAAAATATGATGAAAACCTTAGGTTATGAATAA